A DNA window from Nitrospira sp. contains the following coding sequences:
- a CDS encoding Negative regulator of genetic competence ClpC/MecB (MaGe:77307716) translates to MFERFTDKGRKIIILAREEAERHQNDYLGTEHLVLAILRESDGIALMILKKMGLSTEQIRLEIERNLPGGGTTMTFGEIPFSPRVKKVIEYGVEEARLLGHNHIGSEHLLLGLLREEEGIGGKILRSLGANLLTARQLTVTFLRKSAPRERDRKSNTPALDEFGRDLTQMAQEGQLDPVIGRADEIERVLQILSRRTKNNPVLIGESGVGKTAIVEGLAQRIVQSEVPDNLLSRRVIALDLGSLVAGTKYRGQFEERLKVVMKEIVQAGNIIIFIDELHTLVGAGAAEGSIDASNMLKPALSRGEIQCIGATTLDEYRKHIEKDGALKRRFQPIHVQPPSMDEAVLIIQGLRDRYEEHHGVEISADAIVEAVKLSDRYITDRFLPDKAIDLIDETGSRAKLQTYALPSELKAMEQELKKVSRDKELAISMQNFEEAVRHREEEERLRKLLDESKREWKKSQEKNKPTIGKEDVAYVVSKMTGIPLFKLEEEESNKLLHMEDFLHKRVIGQNEAISAVSRAIRRSRAGLKDAKKPIGSFIFMGPTGVGKTELARTVAEFLFNSEDALIRVDMSEYQEKFTSSRLFGAPPGYVGYEEGGQLTEKVRRRPYSVVLFDEIEKAHPDVFNVLLQVLDDGVLTDSLGRKVDFKNTVIIMTSNIGTKMIQKGVSLGFQSTEGEQARRKKDEVMGELRRSFSPEFLNRIDEVVIFHQLDKEQLYIILDILVRELNSRLVEKGVEIELDDEVKQWLIKEGYEPLYGARPMRRTIQRAIGDPLSDDLIRGRFKDSRKIKVVLRDGAPAFIEQETMASV, encoded by the coding sequence ATGTTCGAACGATTCACGGATAAGGGTCGGAAGATCATCATCCTGGCACGGGAAGAGGCCGAGCGGCACCAAAACGATTATCTCGGGACGGAGCACTTGGTTCTCGCGATTCTCCGTGAGTCCGACGGTATCGCCCTGATGATCCTGAAAAAAATGGGGCTCTCGACCGAACAGATCCGCCTCGAAATCGAGAGGAATCTTCCCGGCGGCGGAACCACGATGACATTCGGGGAAATTCCCTTCAGCCCACGCGTCAAGAAAGTGATCGAATACGGGGTAGAAGAAGCCAGACTGTTGGGCCATAACCACATCGGCAGCGAGCATCTCCTGCTCGGCCTCTTGCGAGAAGAAGAGGGAATCGGCGGAAAGATTCTGCGCAGCCTCGGAGCCAATCTGCTGACCGCCAGACAGCTGACCGTCACGTTCCTGAGAAAGTCCGCTCCGCGCGAGCGCGACCGGAAGAGCAATACACCGGCGCTCGACGAATTCGGACGGGATCTGACCCAGATGGCTCAAGAAGGCCAGCTGGATCCGGTCATCGGTCGTGCCGATGAAATCGAACGCGTCCTTCAGATTCTCAGCCGGCGCACCAAGAACAATCCGGTTCTCATCGGAGAGTCGGGCGTCGGCAAGACCGCCATCGTCGAAGGCTTGGCCCAACGAATTGTCCAGTCTGAAGTGCCGGACAATCTGTTGTCGCGGCGCGTCATTGCGCTCGACCTCGGTTCGCTGGTTGCCGGCACCAAGTACCGCGGTCAGTTTGAAGAACGCTTGAAAGTCGTCATGAAGGAAATCGTGCAGGCCGGCAACATCATTATCTTCATCGATGAGTTACATACCCTCGTCGGAGCCGGCGCAGCCGAGGGATCGATCGATGCCTCCAACATGCTAAAGCCCGCGCTCTCGCGCGGCGAAATCCAATGCATCGGCGCGACCACCTTGGACGAGTACCGGAAGCACATCGAAAAGGACGGCGCGCTCAAGCGGCGCTTCCAGCCAATTCACGTACAGCCACCAAGCATGGATGAGGCTGTGCTCATTATCCAGGGACTCCGAGACCGTTACGAAGAACACCATGGCGTCGAGATTTCAGCGGATGCCATCGTCGAAGCCGTAAAACTCTCCGACCGGTACATTACCGATCGGTTCCTCCCAGATAAAGCGATCGATTTGATCGACGAAACCGGCTCGCGCGCCAAGCTTCAGACCTACGCCTTACCGTCTGAATTGAAGGCCATGGAGCAAGAGCTGAAGAAAGTCTCGCGCGACAAAGAGCTCGCCATCTCAATGCAAAACTTCGAAGAAGCCGTGCGCCACCGTGAAGAAGAAGAGCGGTTGCGGAAACTGCTGGACGAGTCGAAGCGGGAATGGAAAAAGAGCCAAGAGAAGAACAAGCCGACCATCGGAAAAGAGGACGTGGCCTACGTCGTCTCGAAAATGACCGGCATTCCGCTCTTTAAATTGGAAGAGGAAGAATCGAACAAGTTGCTGCACATGGAGGACTTTCTCCATAAGCGGGTCATCGGTCAAAACGAAGCGATCTCGGCCGTGTCGCGCGCCATTCGCCGCTCACGGGCCGGCCTCAAGGATGCAAAGAAGCCGATCGGCTCGTTCATTTTCATGGGCCCCACCGGCGTCGGCAAAACCGAGCTGGCCAGAACCGTGGCGGAATTCTTGTTCAACAGTGAAGACGCCTTAATTCGCGTCGACATGTCTGAATATCAAGAAAAATTCACCAGCTCGCGGCTCTTTGGAGCCCCTCCCGGCTATGTCGGCTATGAAGAAGGCGGACAGCTGACCGAGAAGGTCCGCCGCCGTCCATATTCCGTCGTGCTCTTCGACGAAATCGAGAAGGCCCATCCAGACGTCTTCAACGTGCTGCTCCAGGTTCTGGACGACGGCGTTCTGACCGACAGCCTCGGCCGTAAAGTGGACTTCAAGAACACCGTCATCATCATGACTTCGAACATCGGGACGAAGATGATTCAAAAGGGCGTGTCGCTGGGTTTCCAGAGCACGGAAGGGGAACAGGCGAGGAGAAAGAAAGATGAAGTGATGGGTGAGTTGCGCCGATCCTTCAGCCCTGAGTTCCTGAATCGCATTGATGAAGTGGTGATTTTCCATCAGCTGGACAAAGAACAGCTCTACATTATTCTCGATATCCTGGTCCGCGAGCTGAATTCGCGTCTTGTGGAGAAGGGTGTCGAGATCGAGCTGGACGATGAAGTGAAACAATGGCTGATTAAAGAAGGCTATGAGCCGCTGTATGGAGCCCGCCCGATGCGCCGGACCATTCAACGCGCCATCGGCGACCCACTTTCCGACGACCTCATCAGGGGGCGTTTCAAGGACAGCCGCAAGATCAAGGTTGTGCTTCGTGACGGGGCACCGGCCTTTATCGAGCAGGAGACGATGGCCAGCGTATAA
- a CDS encoding hypothetical protein (Evidence 4 : Unknown function but conserved in other organisms; MaGe:77307723) encodes MPLVGTSSSGQFSCTATTQHTLRELRTKRKGQPVFVLGHLLNRKGQEATFEVFNDRIALVKFPDGAVVGYDPLELLLPTEIDDAGVAYFEIRPCAQCGILFPLTIAERDADIEPTECLGCRA; translated from the coding sequence ATGCCACTCGTCGGAACAAGTTCTTCTGGTCAATTTTCCTGCACCGCGACCACCCAGCACACGCTCCGTGAGCTTCGCACTAAACGCAAGGGCCAGCCGGTCTTCGTGTTAGGCCATCTGCTGAATCGAAAAGGCCAGGAAGCGACCTTCGAGGTCTTCAACGACCGGATCGCCCTGGTCAAATTCCCGGATGGCGCCGTCGTTGGTTACGATCCACTTGAACTGCTCCTGCCCACGGAAATCGACGATGCGGGTGTAGCCTACTTCGAAATCCGCCCCTGCGCCCAATGCGGCATTCTCTTTCCGCTGACCATTGCCGAGCGGGATGCCGACATTGAACCCACCGAATGCCTGGGTTGCCGCGCCTGA
- a CDS encoding Citrate synthase (MaGe:77307721) produces MPHDFMPGLDGVPAATSSISDVDGQRGILEYRGIRIETLCAQSSFLETSYLLLFGRLPTQSELARWTGDITHHRRIKFRINDLLKCLPETGHPMDALQAAVAALGMFYPGRQVKDAENNYWSAVRLIAKLPTIVAAWARLRHGNDPIPPQDGLEFSENFLYMLTERKPYPLWTDIFDDCLILHAEHTMNASTFTGLVTASTLADPYTVVASSIGALKGPLHGGANEEVLHMLREIGSPERARAYVERKLSGKQKLMGFGHRVYKVKDPRATVLQELCKKLFHECGPSPLYAVALEVERAAGELLQGKGIYPNVDFYSGILYDQMSIDTDLFTPLFAMARVSGWLAHWMEQLRENKLFRPDQIYSGEHNRPYTPLTQR; encoded by the coding sequence ATGCCGCACGACTTCATGCCGGGCCTGGACGGTGTTCCGGCCGCCACCTCCTCCATCAGCGATGTCGACGGCCAGCGGGGAATACTCGAATATCGCGGCATCCGCATCGAAACGCTCTGCGCTCAATCCTCGTTCCTCGAAACATCGTATTTGCTCCTCTTCGGCCGCCTGCCGACACAATCGGAACTTGCTCGCTGGACCGGCGATATCACCCATCATCGCCGCATTAAGTTTCGCATCAACGATCTCTTGAAATGCCTGCCGGAAACCGGGCATCCGATGGATGCGCTGCAAGCCGCCGTCGCCGCGCTCGGCATGTTCTATCCGGGGCGGCAAGTCAAAGACGCGGAGAATAACTACTGGTCGGCAGTACGGCTCATCGCCAAACTGCCGACCATTGTCGCCGCTTGGGCCAGGCTCCGGCACGGCAACGACCCCATTCCACCCCAAGACGGCCTCGAATTCTCAGAAAACTTTCTGTATATGCTGACCGAGCGCAAGCCGTATCCGCTTTGGACAGATATCTTCGACGATTGCCTGATTCTGCATGCCGAACATACGATGAACGCCTCGACCTTTACGGGGCTCGTGACGGCCTCGACGCTCGCCGATCCCTATACCGTCGTCGCCTCCTCAATCGGCGCGCTGAAGGGGCCGCTTCATGGAGGAGCGAACGAAGAAGTCCTTCACATGCTCCGCGAAATTGGCAGCCCTGAACGAGCTCGAGCCTATGTGGAGCGGAAGCTGTCCGGCAAACAGAAGCTCATGGGATTCGGCCATCGTGTCTACAAGGTCAAAGATCCTCGCGCCACGGTTCTTCAAGAACTCTGCAAAAAACTCTTCCACGAATGCGGGCCGTCGCCGCTCTATGCCGTCGCATTGGAAGTCGAACGAGCCGCAGGGGAGTTGTTGCAAGGAAAAGGCATTTACCCGAACGTCGATTTCTATTCCGGCATCCTCTACGATCAGATGAGCATCGACACAGACCTCTTCACCCCGCTGTTCGCCATGGCCCGCGTGTCGGGCTGGCTCGCCCATTGGATGGAACAACTGCGGGAGAACAAGCTCTTCCGCCCGGATCAGATTTACTCCGGGGAGCACAATCGTCCCTATACGCCTTTGACGCAACGCTAA
- a CDS encoding hypothetical protein (Evidence 4 : Unknown function but conserved in other organisms; MaGe:77307722), producing the protein MAHAAIIAGAVFMGVFLMGPVNVPAQEDPPAYAVVSEVPKDRTKVSAKIAIDGVVSDIKLLASEDIVGNLIWKKLEICHAMRLEGQRSGEGFRVATVRAVDASMLPMALQGFAGDCLLKKALEVAPLVD; encoded by the coding sequence ATGGCACATGCGGCAATCATCGCGGGGGCGGTATTTATGGGCGTGTTCTTGATGGGACCAGTGAACGTGCCGGCTCAGGAGGATCCGCCGGCCTATGCGGTGGTGAGCGAGGTGCCCAAAGACAGGACGAAAGTTTCGGCGAAAATTGCGATCGACGGGGTTGTAAGCGACATCAAGCTGTTGGCGTCAGAGGACATTGTCGGCAATCTCATTTGGAAGAAGCTTGAGATTTGTCATGCGATGCGGCTTGAAGGCCAGCGGTCCGGCGAGGGCTTTCGAGTAGCGACAGTTCGAGCGGTCGATGCGAGCATGCTGCCGATGGCGTTGCAGGGGTTTGCCGGCGATTGCTTGCTAAAGAAAGCGTTAGAGGTTGCGCCACTGGTCGATTAA
- a CDS encoding Arsenate reductase (MaGe:77307724) yields MADITIYHKPTCTTCRQTVQMLKDSGTPFTAVNYYEQAFTKDQLKKILKKAGLAPKDVLRTKEDIYKELGLAKKELSDDALLDLMVKHPDLIQRPLVVKDDKALLARPAETVKTLL; encoded by the coding sequence ATGGCCGACATCACGATTTATCATAAGCCGACTTGCACCACGTGCCGGCAAACGGTGCAGATGCTGAAAGACAGCGGGACGCCGTTCACAGCGGTGAACTACTATGAACAGGCCTTTACGAAGGATCAGCTGAAGAAGATTTTGAAAAAGGCCGGGTTGGCTCCGAAAGATGTACTCAGGACCAAAGAGGACATCTATAAGGAATTGGGGCTGGCTAAGAAGGAGCTATCGGATGACGCGTTGCTCGATCTAATGGTCAAGCATCCGGATTTGATCCAGCGCCCGCTTGTGGTCAAAGATGATAAGGCATTGTTGGCCAGACCGGCGGAGACGGTGAAAACTCTTCTGTAA
- a CDS encoding Putative Ferredoxin-NADP(+) reductase (Evidence 3 : Putative function from multiple computational evidences; MaGe:77307718), whose product MSTQDKHVIIVAGAGPAGMAAANMLAKAGHDVIILNRDIKFGGLAEYGIFPAKLKLRGGLKKQYWDMLEQPNVHYFGNVSIGKGKDLTVDDIRALGASAVVFAVGAQGTKAIGVEGDSAQGVFHAKDVVYHFNRLPGFGDRPFEVGKHVAVIGAGDVMVDIAHWLIRYKKVERVTAIVRRGPLERKYNPKEIRSVCANMDVEGITKEVARIKDRLAAVGQNADEVLKGLTDEFTKCEPAVSSTKMGFQFLASPKRILVDGNNRVRGLEMEDNKLEPKGTDTAAVGLKQYYEFPCDAVVFAVGDKVDETVGLPYKSGLFVTNPNKTNNDPDDALFQAYDEATGKPLDGVFLTGWARKASEGLVGVAKRDGEWCAEVVTRYLETKPSAQPASAKAFTDKLTGLLKERKSRPVNLAGLKALDAAEKAHSGATDCIGEFKYATNQEMLGFIERHAR is encoded by the coding sequence ATGAGCACACAGGATAAACATGTGATCATTGTGGCCGGTGCCGGACCAGCCGGAATGGCCGCGGCCAATATGCTGGCGAAAGCCGGCCATGACGTCATCATCCTCAACCGCGATATCAAGTTCGGCGGGCTGGCGGAATACGGGATATTCCCAGCCAAGCTGAAACTGCGCGGCGGCCTCAAAAAACAATACTGGGACATGCTGGAGCAGCCGAACGTGCATTACTTCGGCAATGTTTCCATTGGCAAGGGGAAAGATCTGACGGTGGACGATATTCGCGCCCTCGGCGCCAGTGCAGTCGTGTTTGCCGTCGGCGCGCAAGGCACCAAAGCGATTGGCGTGGAAGGGGATTCGGCCCAAGGCGTATTCCATGCGAAGGATGTGGTCTACCACTTCAATCGCTTGCCTGGATTCGGCGACCGACCGTTCGAGGTCGGCAAGCATGTCGCCGTCATCGGAGCAGGCGACGTCATGGTCGATATCGCCCATTGGCTGATTCGCTATAAGAAGGTCGAGCGCGTGACTGCCATTGTGCGGCGCGGTCCACTCGAACGAAAATATAACCCCAAGGAAATCCGGTCGGTCTGCGCGAACATGGATGTCGAGGGCATTACCAAAGAAGTCGCGCGCATCAAGGACCGCCTTGCCGCCGTCGGACAGAACGCCGACGAGGTGCTGAAGGGTCTGACAGACGAATTCACCAAATGCGAACCTGCTGTCAGCAGCACAAAAATGGGCTTCCAATTCCTGGCGTCTCCCAAGCGCATTCTCGTCGATGGCAACAATCGGGTGCGCGGGTTGGAGATGGAAGACAACAAACTGGAGCCCAAGGGAACCGATACCGCCGCCGTCGGACTCAAGCAGTATTATGAATTCCCATGCGATGCCGTGGTCTTTGCCGTGGGGGACAAGGTCGACGAGACGGTGGGACTTCCTTATAAAAGCGGACTCTTTGTTACGAACCCCAATAAGACGAACAACGACCCTGACGATGCCCTCTTCCAGGCCTATGACGAAGCGACCGGCAAACCGTTGGATGGCGTGTTCCTCACAGGATGGGCGCGCAAGGCCAGTGAAGGATTGGTCGGTGTGGCCAAGCGGGACGGGGAATGGTGCGCGGAAGTGGTCACCCGCTACCTCGAAACCAAACCCTCTGCGCAGCCGGCCTCAGCGAAAGCTTTCACCGATAAGCTGACAGGGCTGTTGAAAGAAAGAAAGAGCCGTCCAGTGAATCTAGCCGGACTCAAAGCGCTCGATGCCGCGGAAAAAGCGCATAGCGGCGCGACGGACTGTATCGGGGAATTCAAGTACGCCACGAACCAGGAAATGCTCGGCTTTATCGAGCGGCACGCACGCTAG
- a CDS encoding hypothetical protein (Evidence 5 : Unknown function; MaGe:77307731), producing MHAQTTNKRGYVVVTRTDGTKEKMTIPWNAYKDGTPVDSLRALEELLRATQKRTDELDSRLSSLATQIASPDGRYVKSQDISYVKHGDKIRLYGRPNTNECIFNHGGNGKPVLTGNCGDNDATIYSISKP from the coding sequence ATGCACGCACAGACAACAAACAAGCGCGGTTACGTGGTGGTCACACGAACCGATGGGACCAAAGAGAAGATGACAATTCCTTGGAACGCCTACAAGGATGGTACTCCTGTCGATAGCCTACGGGCACTTGAGGAACTGCTTCGCGCCACTCAAAAGCGTACAGACGAGTTGGATTCACGACTTAGTTCGCTAGCAACACAGATTGCTTCGCCTGATGGCCGCTACGTAAAAAGCCAAGACATATCTTATGTGAAACATGGCGACAAAATTAGACTTTACGGTCGGCCCAATACGAATGAGTGCATATTTAACCACGGCGGGAATGGGAAACCAGTTCTTACAGGAAATTGTGGGGATAATGATGCGACAATTTATTCGATCTCAAAACCATAA
- a CDS encoding hypothetical protein (Evidence 5 : Unknown function; MaGe:77307732), with translation MHLSTVVFPESIRVSGCFLLFQKHEIPEAGVAESVADLLPSSDAVNETVIENSLSSMLVELR, from the coding sequence GTGCATCTAAGTACCGTAGTCTTTCCTGAAAGTATAAGAGTGTCTGGCTGCTTTCTGTTGTTCCAGAAGCATGAAATCCCTGAGGCCGGAGTTGCTGAAAGCGTCGCTGACTTACTTCCTTCATCTGATGCTGTGAATGAGACAGTCATCGAGAATTCATTATCTAGTATGCTTGTTGAGCTGAGGTGA
- a CDS encoding hypothetical protein (Evidence 4 : Unknown function but conserved in other organisms; MaGe:77307726), producing MTQIAEKLDEKLATWQPDVAAQVEQIVLDVIERADAQALDLLPSRTLVQEVLDTLDESQTG from the coding sequence ATGACTCAAATCGCTGAGAAACTGGACGAAAAGCTCGCAACTTGGCAGCCAGACGTCGCCGCGCAAGTCGAACAAATCGTGCTGGATGTGATCGAGCGAGCCGACGCTCAAGCCCTCGATCTCCTGCCTTCGCGCACACTCGTGCAAGAAGTCTTGGATACACTGGATGAAAGCCAAACCGGGTGA
- a CDS encoding Heat shock protein, Hsp20 family (MaGe:77307720): MTTLMRWDPFRELEEMSYRLNRMTTRPAAKTNGKDTLTVADWVPTVDISETAGEYVIQAELPEVKKDDVNVTLEEGVLTIRGQRRQEKDEKTTKYHRVERSYGTFVRSFTLPDQVNESEVKADFKDGVLNLHIPKSEKAKPRAIEVNVA; the protein is encoded by the coding sequence ATGACCACTCTGATGCGTTGGGATCCATTTCGCGAACTCGAAGAGATGTCTTATCGGCTGAATAGAATGACGACTCGTCCGGCAGCCAAAACCAACGGGAAGGATACTTTGACCGTAGCGGACTGGGTGCCGACCGTGGATATCAGTGAAACGGCCGGTGAGTATGTCATCCAGGCAGAGTTGCCTGAGGTAAAGAAAGACGATGTGAACGTGACGCTGGAAGAAGGCGTCCTGACGATTCGAGGGCAGCGCCGTCAGGAGAAAGACGAGAAGACCACGAAGTATCATCGAGTCGAGCGATCTTATGGGACGTTCGTCCGAAGCTTTACGCTGCCGGACCAAGTGAACGAGAGTGAGGTGAAAGCCGACTTCAAGGACGGGGTGTTGAACCTGCACATTCCGAAATCTGAAAAGGCGAAACCGCGTGCCATCGAAGTGAACGTTGCCTAA
- a CDS encoding hypothetical protein (Evidence 5 : Unknown function; MaGe:77307730): MATKLDFTVGPIRMSAYLTTAGMGNQFLQEIVGIMMRQFIRSQNHNVAERWIMKKLIFTMFIGLLTSTLHVQPVLAAEEFWEKHPGKWVKEATFLQANIGCLQVWQCTHKEDVLHGEDTKLRTTPPAKTTGVCNAGGGAADSCNICAASEPEKPCKWWLEKK; this comes from the coding sequence ATGGCGACAAAATTAGACTTTACGGTCGGCCCAATACGAATGAGTGCATATTTAACCACGGCGGGAATGGGAAACCAGTTCTTACAGGAAATTGTGGGGATAATGATGCGACAATTTATTCGATCTCAAAACCATAACGTCGCGGAGCGTTGGATTATGAAAAAGCTCATTTTCACCATGTTTATTGGATTACTAACTTCCACGCTCCATGTACAGCCTGTTCTGGCAGCAGAAGAATTCTGGGAAAAGCATCCTGGCAAATGGGTGAAGGAGGCAACGTTCCTTCAGGCAAACATAGGATGCCTCCAGGTATGGCAATGTACGCACAAGGAAGATGTCCTGCATGGCGAGGACACGAAGCTTCGAACTACGCCACCAGCAAAAACCACGGGCGTCTGCAATGCCGGAGGGGGAGCTGCGGACAGCTGTAACATTTGTGCAGCAAGTGAGCCCGAGAAACCTTGTAAGTGGTGGTTAGAGAAAAAATAG
- a CDS encoding NAD kinase (MaGe:77307717) encodes MQRKSIGILTKPKFPEVKETLQSVVSWLRAKNIVAILDTTSAALLGETGGIQKTQLASQADVLLVLGGDGTMLNAARLAGERGIPILGVNMGGLGFLTEVRLEHLYPSLDRVFANDFVVDERLMLKTHVHRHGETVTQGAVLNDVVIAKGILARMIELKIAIQGQFVTNLRGDGLIISTPTGSTAYSLSAGGPILAPAVQSLVLTPISPHTLTHRPLIVPAEAEIEVTLTSRDDGAMATMDGQVGVAISQGDTIEVKVSEYRTRLIRFPETRYYKVLREKLKWGDG; translated from the coding sequence ATGCAACGTAAGAGCATCGGCATTCTCACAAAGCCCAAATTCCCTGAGGTTAAGGAAACACTGCAAAGCGTTGTCTCTTGGTTGCGGGCAAAGAACATTGTTGCGATTTTGGATACAACCTCCGCGGCGTTGCTCGGCGAGACCGGGGGTATTCAAAAAACCCAGCTGGCCAGCCAGGCCGATGTGCTGCTGGTGTTGGGCGGCGATGGGACGATGTTGAATGCGGCGCGTCTTGCCGGCGAGCGAGGCATCCCCATTCTCGGGGTCAACATGGGCGGGCTGGGGTTTCTCACCGAAGTTCGTTTGGAGCATCTCTATCCGTCGCTCGATCGAGTGTTTGCCAACGACTTTGTTGTGGATGAACGGCTCATGCTCAAGACCCATGTGCATCGGCATGGAGAAACAGTGACGCAGGGGGCAGTCCTCAATGATGTCGTGATTGCCAAAGGCATCTTGGCTAGAATGATCGAATTGAAAATTGCCATTCAGGGCCAGTTCGTGACAAATCTACGCGGGGACGGATTGATTATCAGCACCCCGACGGGATCGACGGCCTATTCCCTTTCTGCCGGCGGCCCAATCTTGGCTCCGGCCGTCCAGTCGTTGGTGTTGACCCCGATCTCTCCCCACACACTTACTCATCGTCCGTTGATTGTCCCGGCTGAAGCGGAAATCGAAGTGACGTTGACGAGCCGGGACGACGGTGCGATGGCTACCATGGATGGCCAAGTGGGCGTGGCTATTTCGCAAGGCGACACGATCGAGGTCAAAGTCTCGGAGTATCGCACGAGGCTGATTCGGTTTCCCGAGACGCGATATTATAAGGTGTTGCGGGAGAAGCTAAAGTGGGGAGACGGTTGA
- a CDS encoding exported protein of unknown function (Evidence 5 : Unknown function; MaGe:77307728), whose amino-acid sequence MRVREISKTIIGLLLATALLFSPAPALADQTTYIYDDLGRLSQVIDGQGHVATYSYDAVGNLLSIARNTGGVGAPTITGLTPNSGAAGSTVTVTLTGTNLTGAALTVGEFFGTWASGRSIMTDFLGAGMFSNDITAGLQIEGEA is encoded by the coding sequence ATGCGAGTGCGCGAGATATCGAAGACGATCATTGGACTGCTCTTGGCGACCGCGCTGTTGTTCAGCCCTGCGCCAGCACTCGCCGACCAAACCACCTATATCTACGACGACCTGGGCCGGTTGTCGCAGGTGATCGATGGGCAGGGACATGTCGCGACCTATAGCTACGATGCCGTCGGCAATCTGCTCTCCATTGCACGCAATACGGGCGGCGTCGGCGCACCGACGATCACGGGCCTGACGCCGAATAGCGGCGCGGCGGGATCGACCGTCACCGTCACCCTCACCGGCACGAATCTCACCGGCGCGGCGCTGACCGTTGGGGAGTTTTTCGGCACATGGGCAAGCGGACGCAGCATCATGACGGATTTTCTGGGCGCTGGAATGTTTTCAAATGACATAACGGCGGGATTACAGATCGAGGGCGAAGCGTAG
- a CDS encoding Type II toxin-antitoxin system PemK/MazF family toxin (MaGe:77307727), which translates to MKAKPGEIWLADLGLAAKVRPVLIVSRQDPNPPRALLTYVPLTTQQRGSSYEIPLGHLSFLDAVSVINVQGIGSLVEPRLERKLGQLPPDSMAKVKAALRFALDL; encoded by the coding sequence ATGAAAGCCAAACCGGGTGAAATCTGGCTAGCCGATCTGGGATTGGCTGCCAAAGTCCGTCCAGTCCTCATCGTATCCCGTCAAGATCCGAATCCCCCTCGTGCCCTCCTCACCTACGTTCCCTTGACCACGCAACAGCGTGGAAGCTCCTATGAGATTCCCCTCGGACATCTCTCGTTCCTCGATGCTGTCTCGGTGATCAATGTGCAAGGCATCGGCTCACTTGTCGAACCTCGACTAGAACGCAAACTGGGCCAGCTCCCGCCAGACAGCATGGCCAAGGTCAAGGCCGCTCTACGCTTCGCCCTCGATCTGTAA